In one Colletotrichum destructivum chromosome 2, complete sequence genomic region, the following are encoded:
- a CDS encoding Putative helicase, P-loop containing nucleoside triphosphate hydrolase, which yields MDSDEYDDDLADEDLVEALSQSQTVPSSKYVFNAQTTPSRRISSVTNTLASSFGRTNTGRHFEGSGANTVAKVTAPSVLQRAASTQPLRNELDDLPSDAFSSSPEPLSAAPPTRNAASTAPRAQNGLTRTSSSTFRQTTLLGGRVADDASIQPSQPGFGRVYRGDRPAEAPSQHAINREAMKTWLYPTNLGATRDYQFSIVKNGLFNNTLVALPTGLGKTFIAATVMLNYYRWTKDAKIVFVAPTKPLVSQQVDACFNIVGIPRSDTTLLTGDTAPALRVDEWSSKRVFFMTPQTLQNDISHGYADPKSIVLLVIDEAHRATGEYAYAKVVKKIRQFNPYFRLLALTATPGSKIETVQEIIDNLGISHIEIRTEDSIDIRQYVHQRNVEQVVLDPSDEMCEIKDLFAKALKPLMDKLTQQNIYYGRDPMAITTYGLVKQQQDWFASVGRKTNPGVQFMMRAIFSILQSLAHAIKLLNFHGIRPFYENLKEFRSETEDRGDKGSKYKKQIVNDKSFQEMMTKVEKWLRTEGFVGHPKLAALQDTVLNHFMDAGQTSTRIIVFSEYRDSAEDIVRVLNVHKPLIKATVFVGQADSKRSAGMKQSEQIATIQKFKDGEYNVLVATSIGEEGLDIGQVDLIVCYDASSSPIRMLQRMGRTGRKRAGNIVLLLMRGKEEDAFARSKDNYAEMQKLICEGSKFNFRHDLSTRIVPRDIRPEVVMQHIEIPIENTQNPSLPEPKRGRARKKLPPKKFHLPDGVELGFMKASDMGKSGAAPKRGRPKKQEPTEVDFVADVPSVSAVVLTEAQLAELDKVYRSLPASRAKIEETEMPSLAAYPALQRRLRPVQKVQHGQRTKRFVKLCQKFAKNQDTRSRHIQPFGEEDMSRWEDIPVPSYGSDTEDEAFAGKGTVRERQVTMAVSDDDHAEESRPKKRRSTGAPKRSAFASAAALIDDDMDDVADEESPPPRRQPKAKKAGAGRGRGKKTPKLRGRGINSDELGDDCDRDSDVLDTDGSDSGGDLLDFVVSDDHPVSSIPPTSSVLEATSPATATVGLAKRYEAARPFYVPTQFPATQESVDSLPDLDDVLLSSKGKRKTSRTVAPTDESEEADEDEDATPRQQAGARQQRRRPVFESDSDE from the exons ATGGATTCTGACGAatacgacgacgacctggcaGACGAGGATTTGGTGGAGGCCCTTAGCCAGAGCCAAACTGTGCCATCAAGCAAATATGTGTTTAATGCGCAGACTACGCCTTCTAGGAGAATATCGTCAGTCACCAATACTCTAGCTTCGTCCTTCGGCCGGACCAACACGGGACGCCATTTTGAAGGCTCTGGTGCAAACACAGTGGCCAAGGTTACAGCGCCCAGT GTACTTCAACGGGCAGCATCGACCCAACCTCTGAGAAACGAGTTGGATGACTTACCCTCGGATGctttctcgtcttcgccggAACCTCTGTCTGCCGCACCGCCCACCAGGAACGCGGCATCTACGGCACCCAGAGCTCAGAATGGACTGACTCgcacatcgtcgtcgacattTCGGCAGACAACTCTACTAGGCGGAAGAGTGGCAGACGACGCATCCATCCAACCTTCTCAACCAGGGTTTGGCCGGGTCTACAGGGGAGACCGGCCAGCAGAAGCCCCTTCGCAACATGCCATCAATCGCGAAGCCATGAAGACCTGGTTATATCCAACCAATCTTGGAGCCACCAGAGACTATCAGTTCAGCATCGTCAAGAACGGGCTGTTCAACAACACACTTGTCGCGTTACCCACGGGTCTTGGCAAGACATTCATTGCCGCGACCGTCATGCTCAATTACTATCGCTGGACGAAAGATGCCAAGATTGTGTTCGTTGCGCCAACCAAACCCCTGGTATCGCAGCAGGTCGATGCTTGCTTCAACATTGTGGGAATACCTCGATCCGACACGACGCTCCTTACAGGCgacacggcgccggccctcAGAGTCGATGAATGGTCGTCCAAACGAGTATTCTTCATGACGCCGCAGACGCTGCAAAACGACATCTCGCATGGCTATGCCGATCCGAAGTCCATTGTTCTACTAGTGATCGACGAAGCCCATCGCGCCACAGGCGAATACGCATACGCAAAGGTCGTCAAGAAGATCCGGCAATTTAACCCCTATTTCCGACTATTAGCATTGACTGCGACACCAGGCTCAAAGATTGAGACTGTGCAAGAAATCATCGACAACCTTGGGATATCACACATCGAGATCCGGACCGAGGACTCGATCGATATCCGCCAATACGTCCACCAAAGAAACGTCGAGCAAGTTGTGCTTGATCCCTCTGACGAAATGTGTGAGATCAAGGATCTGTTCGCCAAAGCCCTGAAGCCGTTGATGGACAAGCTCACTCAGCAGAATATCTACTACGGCAGAGATCCCATGGCAATCACAACATACGGCCTAGTCAAGCAACAGCAGGATTGGTTCGCCAGCGTCGGACGCAAAACCAACCCCGGGGTGCAGTTTATGATGAGGGCCATTTTCAGCATTCTACAGAGTCTTGCCCACGCGATCAAATTGCTCAATTTCCACGGGATTCGACCTTTCTACGAAAACCTGAAGGAGTTCCGGAGCGAGACCGAAGACAGAGGGGACAAGGGGTCCAAGTACAAGAAGCAAATAGTTAACGACAAAAGCTTCCAGGAAATGATGACCAAGGTGGAAAAGTGGCTTCGCACCGAAGGCTTCGTTGGCCACCCGAAGCTTGCCGCTCTGCAAGACACCGTTCTCAACCACTTCATGGACGCTGGCCAGACTTCCACTCGCATCATTGTGTTCAGCGAATACAGGGACAGTGCCGAGGATATTGTCCGGGTACTAAACGTCCACAAACCGTTGATCAAGGCCACCGTGTTCGTTGGCCAGGCCGACTCGAAGCGGTCCGCAGGCATGAAGCAGAGCGAACAGATTGCAACGATTCAAAAGTTCAAAGACGGCGAATACAACGTGCTGGTCGCAACGTCCATTGGTGAAGAGGGCTTGGACATTGGGCAAGTTGATCTCATCGTGTGCTACGACGCCTCATCTTCGCCCATCAGGATGCTCCAACGTATGGGCAGAACAGGGCGAAAAAGGGCCGGCAACATCGTACTCTTGCTGATGCGAGgcaaagaggaagacgccTTTGCACGGTCAAAAGACAACTACGCAGAGATGCAGAAGCTGATCTGCGAGGGGAGCAAATTCAACTTCCGCCACGACCTCTCGACCAGAATTGTGCCTAGGGACATCCGCCCGGAGGTGGTCATGCAGCACATTGAGATCCCCATCGAGAACACGCAGAACCCGTCCCTGCCGGAGCCCAAGAGGGGCAGGGCAAGGAAGAAGCTGCCCCCCAAGAAATTCCACTTGccagacggcgtcgagctgggcTTCATGAAGGCATCAGATATGGGTAAGAGCGGCGCGGCCCCCAAAAGAGGCCGCCCCAAGAAGCAAGAGCCGACAGAGGTCGACTTCGTCGCGGACGTGCCCTCGGTCAGCGCAGTCGTCCTCACAGAGGCACAAttggccgagttggacaAGGTGTATCGGTCTCTACCCGCCAGTCGGGCCAAAATCGAAGAGACGGAAATGCCGAGTCTGGCTGCGTACCCCGCGCTTCAGCGACGCCTACGGCCAGTACAAAAAGTCCAACACGGCCAGCGAACGAAAAGATTTGTCAAGTTGTGCCAGAAATTTGCCAAGAACCAAGACACCAGAAGCCGCCACATACAGCCATTTGGAGAAGAGGACATGAGCCGATGGGAGGATATTCCGGTTCCGTCTTACGGTAGCGACACAGAAGATGAAGCGTTTGCAGGCAAAGGGACGGTCAGAGAGCGGCAGGTGACGATGGCGGTGTCGGATGACGACCACGCCGAGGAGTCACGGCCAAAGAAGCGTAGATCGACCGGCGCGCCCAAGCGTTCGGCGTTCGCATCTGCTGCAGCGCTGATagacgacgacatggacgatGTCGCGGACGAagagtcgccgccgccgcgacggcaaCCGAAGGCGAAAAAGGCCGGGGCCGGGAGGGGGCGTGGCAAGAAGACCCCGAAGCTACGGGGGCGCGGCATCAACagcgacgagctcggcgacgactgCGACAGGGACAGCGATGTTCTGGACACGGATGGGTCGGACAGCGGAGGCGACCTGCTCGActtcgtcgtctcggacGACCATCCCGTCTCCAGCATCCCTCCGACGTCTTCGGTGCTGGAGGCCACGAGCCCAGCAACGGCCACGGTAGGCTTGGCGAAGCGCTACGAGGCTGCCCGACCGTTTTATGTGCCGACACAGTTCCCGGCGACGCAGGAGTCGGTCGACTCGTTGccggacctcgacgacgtgctTCTCAGTAGTaaagggaagaggaagacgtcgCGGACGGTAGCGCCGACGGACGAGTCCGAGGAAGcggatgaggatgaagatgctACCCCGCGACAACAGGCGGGAGCACGCCAGCAGAGGAGACGGCCAGTGTTTGagagcgacagcgacgagtAA
- a CDS encoding Putative Zinc finger C2H2-type yields MSVSVNPRRRTPVTRPESPAASGLSLKTNCLRKGATFHSPTSPTTSSSDDALTAPPSLRRSQTNLDDVVDAHCRRMALIVDDIDKSLSNINLVSPNAKSFRDDSLPVPRGFLNLPVVDPAMAKDKPKETERRILRPRTRRSSRHHESDSGLGTSVAHTAETEPATTASKKASAITRSAANTSSSTMEKLPALSSRAVNRIHEHVLRPLRAKPALKDFEAIVLDVPRRIREKEIICLRDLEKTLIFMAPERTKTAALYLDFCLTSIRCIQATVEYLSDREQTRPNDRPYTNGYFIDLVEQIRQYAGQLAAAKETGSDAADMDVDPTDEIKLFGGIAENGRPAELVRVRKDGKAISMATGLEVDLDDAKSPIQMKRSLSQQLEDDEEIMRSMARRKKNASPEELAPKKCREPGCPKEFKRPCDLTKHEKTHSRPWKCPVKSCKYHEYGWPTEKEMDRHHNDKHSSAPPMYECLFSPCPYKSKRESNCKQHMEKAHGWHYVRTKTNGKKPSSNAGSVTQSTPQLIHMPTPSTSSAATPPPPMDQFNFNDPILAPMHAIGPVGDLASHIDGMEFPSYISDEEFDQVLGASGPFDGQLDMSMSPPDHNTPSTDVSYGPYSYQEGPDFTVNEDIYGAHAQLPTPDRAVFAEKMNMAFPIYQPVPTCQPEIDTAQIAPHISPIGQGNAMLYTPNSLAEVDEGFEDTFTGANEFCGNDFQLFPATTVTKTYEPLFGEVPSAGLGYSQTSQDPFQSIDWMDYQNFPSQ; encoded by the exons ATGTCCGTCTCCGTCAACCCTCGACGCAGGACCCCGGTGACTCGCCCGGAGTCCCCTGCCGCCAGTGGCCTCAGTCTTAAGACCAACTGCCTCCGCAAGGGCGCTACCTTCCACTCTCCCACCAGTCCTACCACGTCTTCCTCGGATGATGCCTTGACTGCTCCTCCAAGCCTTCGACGCTCCCAGACCAACCTGGACGACGTTGTCGATGCTCACTGCCGCCGCATGGCGCTCAttgtcgacgacatcgacaaGTCGCTGTCCAACATCAACCTCGTCTCCCCCAACGCCAAGTCCTTCCGCGACGACAGCCTTCCCGTGCCCAGAGGCTTCCTCAACCTTCCCGTCGTTGACCCCGCAATGGCAAAGGATAAGCCAAAGGAGACGGAACGCCGCATTCTGCGTCCCAGAACCCGCCGCTCCTCGAGACATCATGAATCAGACAGCGGACTCGGCACCTCTGTTGCGCACACCGCTGAGACAGAGCCTGCGACCACGGCATCAAAGAAGGCATCGGCCATCACCAGGTCTGCCGCCAAcacttcttcttccaccatGGAGAAGCTTCCCGCCCTGAGCTCCAGGGCTGTAAACCGCATCCACGAGCACGTCCTCCGACCGCTCCGGGCCAAGCCTGCCCTCAAGGACTTCGAGGCGATTGTTCTTGACGTCCCCAGGCGCATCAGAGAAAAGGAGATCATCTGCCTGAGAGACCTTGAAAAGACGCTCATCTTCATGGCACCG GAGAGGACCAAGACCGCCGCCTTGTACCTTGATTTCTGCCTGACGTCGATCCGCTGCATTCAAGCCACCGTGGAATACCTCAGCGACCGAGAACAGACTCGACCCAACGACCGCCCTTACACTAACGGCTATTTTATCGATCTTGTGGAACAGATTCGCCAGTACGCCGGCCAACTTGCTGCTGCCAAGGAAACTGGATCAGACGCTGCCGATATGGACGTTGACCC AACCGACGAAATCAAGCTTTTTGGTggcatcgccgagaacgGACGCCCTGCCGAGCTCGTCCGCGTCCgcaaggacggcaaggccATTTCCATGGCGACTGGCTTggaggtcgacctcgacgacgccaagaGCCCCATTCAGATGAAGCGCTCCTTGAGCCAACAgctggaggacgacgaggagattATGCGCTCCATGGCCCGCCGCAAGAAGAACGCGAgccccgaggagctcgcccCCAAGAAGTGCCGTGAGCCCGGCTGCCCCAAGGAGTTCAAGCGCCCTTGCGACCTAACCAAGCACGAGAAGACGCACTCTCGTCCCTGGAAGTGTCCCGTCAAGTCTTGCAAATACCACGAGTACGGCTGGCCcaccgagaaggagatggacCGTCACCACAACGACAAGCACTCGTCGGCCCCGCCCATGTACGAGTGCCTGTTCTCGCCGTGCCCGTACAAGTCGAAGCGTGAGTCGAACTGCAAACAACACATGGAGAAGGCCCACGGCTGGCATTACGTTCGCACCAAGACCAACGGCAAGAAGCCCTCGAGCAATGCCGGCAGCGTTACACAGTCCACCCCCCAGCTCATCCACATGCCCACTCCCTCCACCAGCAGCGCTGccactcctcctccaccaaTGGACCAGTTCAACTTTAACGACCCAATTCTCGCCCCAATGCATGCCATCGGCCCTGTGGGCGACTTGGCGTCTCACATAGACGGCATGGAGTTCCCCTCATacatctcggacgaggagttTGACCAAGTTCTGGGCGCTTCGGGCCCATTTGATGGCCAGCTTGACATGTCGATGTCTCCTCCGGACCACAACACCCCCTCCACCGATGTGTCTTACGGCCCGTACTCGTATCAGGAAGGCCCTGACTTCACTGTGAACGAGGACATTTATGGTGCCCACGCTCAGCTCCCTACTCCCGACCGAGCTGTCTTTGCCGAGAAGATGAACATGGCCTTCCCCATCTACCAACCTGTTCCCACTTGCCAGCCTGAGATCGACACCGCTCAGATTGCTCCACACATTTCCCCCATTGGTCAGGGTAATGCCATGCTCTACACCCCAAACTCACTGGCTGAGGTGGACGAAGGCTTCGAGGACACTTTCACTGGCGCCAATGAGTTCTGCGGTAACGACTTCCAGCTCTTCCCGGCCACCACTGTGACCAAGACGTACGAGCCCCTTTTTGGCGAGGTGCCCAGTGCTGGCTTGGGTTACTCCCAGACTTCGCAGGATCCGTTCCAATCTATCGACTGGATGGACTATCAAAACTTCCCGAGCCAGTAA